A portion of the Chryseobacterium tructae genome contains these proteins:
- a CDS encoding Na+/H+ antiporter — protein sequence MAELEKIIWISIILMILISVKDKIKLELPIVLVLAGLILSLTKVVPSIDMSPEMIFYAVLPPILFDAAWNTSIPDFKREFPTISLMAVGLVFLTTTIIAVTVHSIIPGFTWPLSFVLGAVISPPDAVAATSITKNLPLPPKLTTILEGESLLNDASALIAYKCAIIAVTSGVFSFWNAGLQFVGISIGGIFIGLVIGFIFLKLHRYFNGDSSAETFAVILLPFAAYSFAEHLGCSGVLAVVVLGMFLSWNSFSLFSAGSRIQMSHFWDVIIFILNGLVFLILGMQLPIIISNIPKDELLILVFYGFLLFIILVIVRLAVLALFPAFFQQAPKKGSCFMTQSKKEYIILSWSGMRGVVSLAAALALPIRDSLGIVIEQRNTLLFISFVVIIFTLVIQGLTLPRLIRMIKPSAPVKQEEKELNILLLRQSNIFLKNLNRNNSMVGAAIKIMSEKLEKEEDQLLHAAQTFSNSGNTEWKKKYFHLELELADYQRKELMKNYHKGNFSLETVRKKEWELDFWTATVHQELKTLQHYSESKE from the coding sequence ATGGCAGAACTTGAAAAAATAATCTGGATATCCATCATTTTAATGATCCTCATTTCGGTAAAAGACAAAATAAAACTTGAACTTCCTATTGTATTGGTATTGGCAGGGCTTATATTGAGCCTTACTAAGGTCGTTCCATCTATTGATATGAGCCCGGAAATGATTTTCTATGCTGTACTTCCTCCTATATTGTTTGATGCAGCCTGGAATACATCCATCCCTGATTTCAAAAGAGAATTTCCTACAATTTCACTGATGGCTGTAGGTTTGGTGTTTCTTACCACTACCATTATTGCCGTAACTGTTCACAGTATTATTCCCGGTTTCACCTGGCCGTTATCTTTTGTACTGGGAGCTGTTATCTCGCCACCCGACGCTGTTGCAGCTACAAGCATTACAAAGAACCTTCCGCTACCTCCAAAATTAACGACCATCCTTGAAGGAGAAAGTCTTCTAAATGATGCATCAGCGCTGATTGCTTACAAATGTGCCATTATCGCTGTTACCAGTGGAGTATTTTCTTTCTGGAATGCAGGACTCCAGTTTGTTGGGATCAGTATTGGTGGAATATTCATTGGACTGGTGATAGGTTTTATATTCTTAAAATTACACAGGTATTTTAACGGAGACAGCAGTGCAGAAACCTTTGCTGTTATCCTTCTTCCTTTCGCTGCATACAGTTTTGCAGAGCATTTGGGGTGTTCCGGTGTTTTGGCAGTCGTAGTATTGGGAATGTTTCTTTCCTGGAATTCATTTTCTTTATTCAGTGCGGGCAGCAGGATACAGATGAGTCATTTCTGGGATGTTATTATTTTTATTCTGAACGGATTGGTATTTTTAATCCTGGGAATGCAACTGCCGATAATTATTTCAAATATACCTAAAGACGAGCTGCTTATCCTTGTTTTCTATGGCTTTCTTCTTTTTATTATTCTGGTCATCGTAAGACTGGCTGTACTTGCTTTATTTCCTGCTTTTTTCCAGCAGGCTCCTAAAAAAGGAAGTTGCTTTATGACCCAATCCAAAAAGGAGTATATTATATTATCATGGTCTGGGATGCGTGGAGTAGTATCCCTGGCGGCAGCTTTGGCTTTACCGATTCGGGACAGTCTGGGAATTGTTATAGAACAAAGAAATACTCTGTTATTTATTTCATTTGTGGTAATCATTTTTACATTGGTTATTCAGGGACTTACACTTCCCAGGCTTATTCGTATGATAAAACCTTCTGCTCCCGTCAAACAGGAAGAAAAAGAACTGAACATACTTCTGCTGAGACAATCAAATATTTTTTTAAAAAATTTGAACCGCAATAACAGTATGGTTGGGGCCGCCATAAAAATCATGTCTGAAAAACTGGAAAAAGAAGAAGACCAGCTGCTTCATGCTGCCCAAACATTTTCAAATTCTGGCAATACCGAATGGAAAAAAAAATATTTCCATTTAGAACTTGAACTTGCAGATTATCAAAGAAAAGAACTGATGAAAAATTATCATAAAGGTAACTTTTCTCTTGAAACCGTCCGCAAAAAAGAATGGGA
- a CDS encoding AraC family transcriptional regulator yields the protein MNDNDSIKIDELHKPYFVWFEENWIHDDVLHKHQKGQLVYVESGFQYITIEGRIYLLPQNHAAWIPSNVIHKTNSHSEKIKLMIMFADTDQKNSFYDEVTVFSVPPVLREMIKYAEKWSKLMKKDSDETLFLKALFNELPHFVEHSLKLHLCLPKDKRLEKVIEYLHDYYNTEIKIDNLGELALLSSRSLERIFKKETGLTLSKYQQMLRIIKSLEFLSAGNLTISETAYEIGYKSVQAYTRSFQAVMQFRPTDFIKNINLGLGKGIY from the coding sequence ATGAATGACAATGACAGTATAAAAATAGATGAGCTTCATAAACCTTATTTTGTCTGGTTTGAAGAAAACTGGATCCATGATGATGTTCTCCATAAGCACCAAAAGGGGCAATTGGTCTATGTAGAAAGTGGATTTCAATATATTACCATTGAAGGGCGGATTTATCTTCTTCCCCAGAATCATGCGGCCTGGATCCCATCCAATGTTATTCATAAAACCAACTCCCATTCTGAAAAGATCAAGCTGATGATTATGTTTGCTGATACGGATCAGAAAAATTCCTTTTATGATGAGGTCACTGTATTTTCCGTTCCTCCTGTATTGAGGGAAATGATAAAATATGCTGAAAAGTGGTCTAAACTGATGAAAAAAGATTCTGATGAGACCCTATTTTTAAAAGCCCTTTTCAATGAACTTCCTCATTTTGTAGAACATTCCCTGAAGCTTCACCTTTGTCTTCCCAAAGATAAACGCCTGGAGAAAGTCATTGAATACCTTCATGATTATTACAATACAGAAATCAAAATAGACAATCTCGGTGAGCTGGCGCTCCTTTCTTCCCGAAGTCTGGAGAGAATTTTCAAAAAAGAAACGGGTCTTACCCTGAGCAAATATCAACAAATGCTTCGTATTATTAAAAGTTTAGAATTTCTGAGCGCAGGAAATTTAACCATTTCAGAAACGGCTTATGAAATTGGATACAAAAGTGTACAGGCTTATACCCGAAGTTTTCAGGCTGTGATGCAATTCAGACCTACGGATTTTATTAAAAACATTAATTTAGGTCTAGGAAAGGGGATTTATTAA
- a CDS encoding MFS transporter, with the protein MSRFSNTLGISKLLMYSLVILSFGLFLRITGSLWLLFAGSVFIGLGICIGNVVTPGYVKNNFPKQIGLMTGIFAVSMNLTAALASGFSVRIGEWTGFGWRGSLGIWLVIAALGFLVLILEMIFNKRNSDQPKPALGTSDFNMFKSSQAWNISIFMGLQSLFYYCMVAWLPSFLTDYHMPGESSGWVLFVIQITMIPITFCCPIIASKMKDQRIMILFICALMFGSTMMFVFLKSQWIYVNAVIIGISNGLSFSLSILFFSTRTKSSINAVKISGMAQSVGYLIAAFGPPVFGKLHDWDISWNTSFYFLSAAVLIMLFFGLRAARNKYVED; encoded by the coding sequence GTGAGTCGATTTTCTAATACCCTTGGAATCAGTAAACTATTGATGTATTCATTGGTTATTCTAAGTTTTGGATTATTTCTGAGGATCACAGGCTCTCTGTGGTTGTTGTTTGCTGGCTCAGTATTTATTGGTTTAGGAATTTGTATAGGAAATGTAGTAACACCCGGATATGTTAAAAATAACTTTCCGAAACAAATTGGCTTGATGACGGGTATTTTCGCCGTTTCTATGAACCTTACTGCTGCTCTGGCTTCCGGTTTCAGTGTAAGAATCGGAGAATGGACAGGTTTTGGATGGCGTGGTTCCCTGGGAATTTGGCTGGTGATCGCCGCTTTAGGATTTTTGGTATTGATTCTTGAAATGATTTTTAATAAAAGGAACTCCGATCAGCCTAAGCCTGCTTTGGGAACTTCTGATTTTAATATGTTTAAATCGTCTCAGGCATGGAATATCAGTATTTTCATGGGATTACAGTCTCTATTTTACTATTGTATGGTGGCCTGGCTGCCTTCTTTCCTGACAGATTATCATATGCCTGGTGAAAGTTCAGGTTGGGTACTTTTTGTTATTCAGATCACTATGATTCCTATAACATTCTGCTGCCCGATTATTGCCAGTAAAATGAAAGATCAGAGAATTATGATCCTTTTTATATGTGCTTTGATGTTTGGAAGTACAATGATGTTTGTTTTTCTAAAATCTCAATGGATCTATGTGAATGCTGTTATCATCGGAATTTCCAATGGATTGTCATTCAGTTTGTCTATCCTGTTTTTCTCTACAAGAACGAAAAGCAGTATCAATGCTGTGAAGATTTCCGGAATGGCACAGTCTGTGGGCTATCTGATTGCAGCATTTGGACCACCGGTATTTGGAAAACTGCATGATTGGGATATTTCCTGGAACACTTCATTCTATTTTCTGAGTGCTGCAGTATTGATCATGCTTTTCTTTGGATTAAGAGCTGCAAGAAATAAATATGTAGAAGATTAA
- a CDS encoding T9SS type A sorting domain-containing protein — MKKKLLLVFILVMQTSFAQIISKDPTFASNGIYSLPTGSSYLGELTETNNTVFYQSFDSNTNQIIVSKMTSYNGSLDPTFGTNGKVALNYGSGTLVGFIRHSNDQLTLLLRRDDTLNNIHYLDVVRLLSNGQLDPSFSNGGIKALANFSQDNFDIKSNLIEQGNKMIISGTGIDSVGFFDGYTHTFRLNSDGTSDNSFGNSGKLSTYGIPRFMLDNQSNIFCWVQNSIKKYSPDGQPITSFGNNGQASLNEVNVTVVKVDSGNRIIFARFGVLEPPAIKRLNVDGTQDTTFSYNGVSGIEFWDIYEKNGSYYIGGVADFNNAPSYYISKLNQNGTTDTIFGEYIENDSNLLYHNVSRLKVFDNSIIVYGDGTTKEIVKYLLSAPATLSTTEISKNDPKIIFETPVKQNLIYQSKEKIGKIEIHSVDGRLLKTVKENNSNVSELSNGIYFVKTIFENGKIVTKKLIKK, encoded by the coding sequence ATGAAAAAAAAATTATTACTTGTGTTCATTCTTGTAATGCAAACTTCTTTTGCACAAATTATCTCCAAAGATCCTACGTTTGCTTCAAACGGAATTTACAGCCTCCCAACAGGAAGCTCTTATTTAGGAGAATTAACAGAAACAAACAATACCGTATTTTACCAATCCTTTGATTCCAACACTAATCAGATAATTGTTTCTAAAATGACAAGCTATAATGGCTCTTTGGATCCTACTTTTGGAACCAATGGTAAGGTTGCGTTGAATTATGGATCAGGCACTCTGGTTGGGTTTATAAGACATTCCAATGATCAATTGACTTTATTATTAAGGAGAGATGACACTCTCAATAACATCCATTATTTAGATGTAGTTCGGTTGCTTTCCAATGGACAATTAGACCCTTCATTTTCCAATGGTGGAATAAAGGCATTAGCCAATTTTTCTCAAGACAACTTCGATATAAAAAGCAACCTCATAGAACAAGGAAATAAAATGATTATTTCAGGAACAGGTATAGATTCTGTAGGCTTTTTTGATGGGTACACGCATACATTCAGATTAAATTCTGATGGCACATCAGATAACAGCTTTGGAAATAGTGGAAAACTGTCAACATATGGAATTCCCCGCTTCATGTTAGATAACCAGTCCAATATTTTTTGTTGGGTACAAAATTCAATAAAAAAATATTCTCCTGACGGGCAGCCTATAACCAGTTTTGGTAACAATGGTCAGGCTTCATTAAATGAGGTAAATGTTACTGTTGTAAAAGTAGATTCGGGGAATAGAATTATATTCGCAAGATTTGGAGTATTAGAGCCTCCTGCCATAAAAAGACTGAATGTTGACGGTACGCAGGATACCACATTCAGTTATAATGGTGTTTCTGGCATTGAATTTTGGGATATCTACGAAAAAAACGGTTCTTATTATATCGGAGGGGTTGCTGATTTTAATAATGCACCTAGTTATTATATCTCTAAACTTAATCAAAATGGAACTACTGATACTATATTTGGAGAATATATAGAAAACGATTCTAATTTATTATATCATAATGTTAGTAGGCTCAAGGTTTTTGATAATAGTATAATTGTTTACGGAGATGGAACCACAAAAGAAATTGTTAAATATCTTTTAAGTGCCCCAGCTACATTATCAACAACAGAAATTTCAAAAAATGATCCTAAAATTATTTTTGAAACCCCTGTAAAACAAAATTTAATTTATCAATCGAAAGAAAAAATCGGTAAGATAGAGATCCATTCTGTTGATGGAAGGTTATTAAAAACCGTAAAAGAAAACAATTCTAATGTTTCTGAACTTTCTAATGGAATTTATTTTGTGAAAACAATTTTTGAAAATGGAAAAATTGTCACAAAAAAACTTATTAAGAAGTAA
- the bioD gene encoding dethiobiotin synthase, protein MKLFITGIGTEIGKTVCSAILVQYFKADYWKPVQSGDLHFTDSHKIESWTDHTVCHPETYRLQLAASPHQSARAENIQINLDDFQLPDTQNTLIVEGAGGLMVPLSDHIFMIDLIEKLNLPAALVIRNYLGCINHTLLSILALQQRNITLEYLILNGEFPEDTERVISNYITKETKIIKIPEIQSTIKEHITTTAKQLTITKL, encoded by the coding sequence ATGAAACTATTTATAACAGGCATAGGAACAGAAATTGGAAAAACCGTTTGTTCTGCCATTTTAGTACAATATTTTAAAGCCGATTACTGGAAACCTGTACAATCGGGGGACCTTCATTTTACAGATAGCCATAAAATTGAGAGCTGGACTGATCATACGGTGTGTCATCCCGAAACGTATCGTCTTCAATTGGCAGCGTCTCCACACCAATCCGCAAGAGCAGAAAACATACAGATCAATCTTGATGATTTTCAACTCCCAGATACTCAAAACACTTTGATTGTAGAAGGAGCAGGAGGACTCATGGTACCTCTTTCAGATCATATTTTTATGATTGACCTGATTGAAAAACTGAACCTTCCTGCTGCTCTCGTGATACGAAACTATTTAGGATGTATCAACCATACCTTGCTCTCAATCTTAGCTCTACAGCAAAGAAATATCACATTGGAATATCTGATTCTCAACGGAGAATTCCCTGAAGATACAGAAAGAGTGATTTCCAATTACATCACAAAAGAAACAAAAATTATCAAAATTCCTGAAATACAAAGTACGATTAAGGAACACATTACAACTACTGCAAAACAATTAACGATAACAAAACTATGA
- a CDS encoding aminotransferase class I/II-fold pyridoxal phosphate-dependent enzyme, producing MNYFQEALHKRKQDGTLRTLKPKIEGIDFYSNDYLGLARNKDLQNILLKTMNANPQLISGSTGSRLISGNSSVVTSTEDFIAEKHQFPAALLFPSGYNANLALFSTLPNRHDTIIVDEQIHRSVHDACQMSNAKKVKCKHNDTEHLESILKRQKGHCYIAIESLYSMEGDFAPIKKIAELAKRYEADLIVDEAHAFGVFGKGLVDEYDLQDLVTANVITYGKALGAHGAAILCNDIVKSYLVNFASPFIYSTSAQDFQWVSIQAGYIYLEKHKELSIQLQENIKLFRSQGLLSPSFEESPVQAIIIPDNLKLKSLQNTLSKEGFLTYAIYSPTIKEGTERLRICLHSFNTKEEIIRLTEIIKDFI from the coding sequence ATGAACTATTTTCAGGAAGCCCTGCATAAAAGAAAGCAGGATGGTACATTAAGAACTTTAAAGCCGAAAATCGAAGGAATAGATTTTTACTCCAATGATTATTTGGGACTTGCCAGAAATAAAGATCTTCAAAATATATTATTAAAGACGATGAATGCGAATCCTCAACTGATTTCAGGAAGTACAGGCTCCAGGCTGATCAGTGGGAACAGCAGCGTAGTAACTTCTACAGAAGACTTTATTGCTGAAAAACATCAGTTTCCTGCTGCTTTGCTATTTCCATCCGGTTATAATGCCAATTTAGCTTTATTTTCAACGCTTCCCAACCGTCATGATACTATTATTGTAGATGAACAAATTCATCGCTCTGTACATGATGCGTGTCAAATGTCAAATGCCAAAAAAGTCAAATGTAAACATAATGACACTGAACATCTGGAAAGCATTTTAAAAAGACAGAAAGGACATTGTTATATTGCTATAGAAAGTCTTTATTCCATGGAAGGAGATTTTGCTCCAATCAAAAAAATTGCTGAACTGGCAAAGCGATATGAAGCTGACCTAATCGTTGATGAAGCCCATGCGTTTGGAGTTTTTGGAAAAGGTTTAGTTGATGAGTATGATTTGCAGGATCTGGTTACAGCCAATGTAATCACCTATGGAAAAGCATTGGGAGCTCATGGTGCTGCCATTCTTTGTAATGATATTGTAAAGTCTTATCTGGTCAATTTTGCTTCACCTTTTATTTATTCTACTTCTGCACAAGATTTTCAATGGGTGAGTATACAAGCCGGATATATTTATTTAGAAAAACATAAAGAACTATCCATACAGCTTCAAGAAAATATCAAACTATTCCGAAGTCAGGGATTATTATCACCCTCTTTTGAAGAAAGCCCGGTTCAGGCTATTATTATTCCTGATAATCTAAAGTTAAAATCTTTACAAAATACATTATCAAAAGAAGGATTTTTAACCTATGCCATTTACAGCCCTACAATAAAAGAAGGAACAGAAAGACTTAGAATCTGCCTTCATAGCTTCAATACAAAAGAGGAGATTATCAGGCTTACAGAAATTATTAAAGATTTCATTTAG
- a CDS encoding PepSY-associated TM helix domain-containing protein, producing MGYGTALRERNYDLHTGSIFGATGRILYLLAGIIATSLPITGLIIYLNRKRKKPKKKLQISNK from the coding sequence ATAGGGTATGGTACCGCGTTAAGAGAAAGAAATTACGACCTGCATACCGGAAGTATTTTCGGTGCCACCGGGCGAATCCTTTACCTTTTAGCAGGCATTATTGCGACTTCACTTCCTATTACAGGGCTCATCATTTATTTAAACCGAAAAAGGAAGAAGCCAAAGAAAAAACTTCAGATCAGCAACAAATAA
- a CDS encoding PepSY-associated TM helix domain-containing protein has product MKLTLRKAALQLHLWLGLTSGLVVVIMAATGCILAFEEELKHLVHPDRYVVKNIGNKKLSLSELSLKAEKVLPDGLTIKRVQISSDPSRTYVFRTLKMDNDALTYWGTYLYYYRVYIDPYTGKVHEVEDAKHDFFEIVLDLHRRLLLGEKIGKTITGYSTLMLVIILFSGLIIWYPKKMNKNMLKGMFSIKTSASWKRVNYDLHNVLGFYAVIPLILISYSALIWNFENFDKWIKNTLNGNAPIEQKVKSSIPLEQFTNRKIILNSIGKKVEKDLIDKKSALINFPRTDEGTYYAELTYGNKQYQNEQYNFDQYSGKILKHQVYKDER; this is encoded by the coding sequence ATGAAGCTCACATTGAGAAAAGCAGCCCTTCAATTACATCTATGGCTCGGATTAACCTCCGGGCTTGTAGTGGTGATTATGGCAGCTACCGGATGTATTCTTGCTTTTGAAGAGGAACTAAAACATCTCGTACATCCTGACAGGTATGTTGTAAAAAACATAGGAAATAAAAAATTATCTCTTTCTGAGCTTTCATTAAAAGCTGAAAAGGTTCTTCCTGACGGGCTTACAATCAAAAGAGTTCAGATTTCTTCTGATCCATCCCGTACATATGTGTTCCGAACTCTTAAAATGGATAATGATGCATTAACCTACTGGGGAACTTATCTTTATTATTATCGAGTTTATATTGATCCATATACGGGAAAAGTTCATGAAGTGGAAGATGCCAAACACGACTTTTTTGAAATAGTACTGGATCTCCACAGAAGGTTGCTATTGGGAGAAAAAATAGGAAAAACCATTACAGGATATTCTACACTCATGTTGGTTATTATTCTTTTTTCCGGGCTGATCATCTGGTATCCGAAAAAGATGAATAAAAACATGCTGAAAGGAATGTTTTCCATTAAAACTTCAGCCAGCTGGAAAAGAGTGAATTATGATCTTCACAATGTCTTAGGATTTTATGCTGTAATTCCTTTGATTCTCATCTCTTATTCTGCACTCATCTGGAATTTTGAAAACTTCGATAAGTGGATAAAAAATACCTTGAATGGAAACGCTCCAATTGAACAAAAAGTAAAAAGCAGTATTCCTCTAGAGCAGTTTACAAACCGCAAAATTATTTTGAACAGCATTGGTAAAAAAGTGGAAAAAGATCTGATTGATAAAAAATCAGCACTTATTAATTTCCCAAGAACGGATGAAGGGACTTACTATGCAGAACTCACCTATGGAAATAAGCAGTATCAGAATGAACAATATAATTTTGACCAGTATTCCGGAAAAATCTTAAAACACCAGGTATATAAAGATGAAAGATAG
- a CDS encoding TonB-dependent receptor domain-containing protein: MVKYRVTIQDGEQRSKGIEVEIISNPIQGLNIMAGYTYNDSKFVKADPTVDGLRPGSAGPASVFNSWTSYVLQSGKLQGLGFGVGVNRVGHQLSENKTDTGKFTFPAYTLVNASVSLEKERYRIGFKMNNLGNVQYFAGQGVIVAQMPRNFVAEVSLKF; encoded by the coding sequence ATGGTGAAATATAGAGTTACCATTCAGGACGGGGAACAGAGAAGCAAGGGAATTGAAGTTGAAATTATTTCCAATCCTATTCAAGGCTTAAATATTATGGCCGGATACACTTACAATGACAGTAAGTTTGTTAAAGCAGATCCTACGGTAGACGGACTTCGTCCTGGTTCTGCCGGACCTGCCAGTGTATTTAATTCCTGGACAAGTTATGTGCTTCAGTCTGGCAAGCTGCAAGGACTAGGCTTTGGAGTAGGAGTGAATCGTGTAGGTCATCAACTCAGCGAAAATAAGACAGACACGGGAAAATTTACTTTCCCAGCTTATACTCTAGTGAATGCGTCTGTTTCTCTTGAAAAAGAAAGATATAGAATTGGTTTTAAAATGAATAACCTTGGAAATGTTCAATATTTTGCAGGACAGGGAGTAATCGTTGCCCAAATGCCTCGAAATTTTGTTGCTGAGGTAAGTCTTAAATTTTAA
- a CDS encoding TonB-dependent receptor: MKTFKTLIIFFILINCPALLLAQSERIHGKILLSEQTPVKNAILRLVNTSYQAKTNNQGEFYFDNVIPGEYTLQVVLNDLELMRKQISIEKEVYEIPTIHVSIQNNEIEGITIYAFSRNKFLNKDSTSVSKMPLKNLENPQAYTSINQQILKEQLTYDVSEVVKNVPGMVKMQGSPGRGSGDGSFYYSLRGFPTKISMVDGVPATTNGEIDPSDIERIEVIKGPSGTLYGGAVTSFGGLINLVTKKPKDYFGGEVSYMLGSYNLNRATVDVYGPVTDSRKTLFRLNAAYQYQNGFRDSEFRKSFFVSPSLSYQVNDKLKFSLGAQIYNYEATNTPIIFLPRGRAFVAHTPHELGFDWKRSYSNNDMILKAPSTNVKAEVNYKISDHWTSQTLISRNYRKTEGLYQYQFIRGKDSDVSLERNVQWQNSEASSTSVQQNFNGQFNIGKIKNKVLIGLDYLNQTLNNNHSPIIKYDTINGQNPGAKYGFISNDLALRKIQASKAALTRNTTSSNIYGAYFSDALYITDRLITLLSLRVDYYESKGQLDLNKNTRSGDFTQTALSPKVGIVYQLFKDRLSVYGNYMNGFSYTPPVNQELPDYSGDMKPQKANQWEVGFKGNLWKNRLNFTVGYYDILVDNISRDIAVTRNGEI; the protein is encoded by the coding sequence ATGAAAACATTTAAAACCCTTATTATATTTTTTATTCTCATCAATTGTCCTGCTCTTCTTTTGGCACAAAGCGAACGTATTCATGGGAAAATCTTACTTTCCGAACAAACTCCTGTGAAAAATGCTATTCTAAGGCTTGTTAATACCTCATATCAAGCCAAAACCAATAATCAGGGAGAATTTTACTTTGATAATGTTATTCCGGGTGAATATACACTTCAGGTAGTTTTAAACGATTTGGAACTCATGCGGAAACAGATCAGCATTGAAAAAGAAGTCTATGAAATTCCCACGATTCATGTCTCAATACAAAATAATGAGATTGAAGGAATAACGATTTATGCATTTAGTAGAAACAAATTCCTGAATAAAGACAGTACTTCTGTCTCAAAAATGCCTTTGAAAAATCTGGAGAATCCACAAGCTTATACAAGTATCAATCAACAAATTCTGAAAGAACAACTTACATATGATGTTTCAGAAGTGGTGAAAAATGTTCCCGGTATGGTAAAAATGCAGGGAAGTCCGGGGAGAGGTTCCGGAGATGGAAGCTTTTATTATAGTCTTAGAGGATTTCCAACAAAAATTTCAATGGTAGACGGAGTTCCTGCCACTACTAACGGAGAAATTGATCCTTCGGATATTGAACGTATTGAAGTTATTAAAGGGCCATCCGGAACTTTATACGGCGGAGCTGTTACTTCTTTTGGTGGGCTTATAAATCTCGTTACCAAAAAGCCTAAAGATTATTTTGGTGGTGAAGTTTCTTATATGTTGGGCAGTTATAACCTAAATCGTGCTACCGTTGATGTTTATGGACCTGTTACAGATTCAAGAAAGACATTATTTCGTTTGAATGCCGCTTATCAATACCAAAATGGGTTCAGGGATTCAGAATTTAGAAAATCTTTCTTTGTTTCACCCTCATTAAGCTATCAGGTAAATGATAAACTGAAATTTAGTTTAGGTGCTCAAATTTACAATTATGAAGCAACAAATACCCCTATTATTTTTCTTCCAAGAGGGCGTGCATTTGTTGCACATACTCCTCATGAACTCGGTTTTGACTGGAAAAGATCGTATTCCAATAATGATATGATCTTAAAAGCTCCGTCTACCAATGTAAAGGCTGAAGTTAACTATAAAATCTCAGATCACTGGACTTCACAAACCCTTATTTCAAGGAACTACAGAAAAACGGAAGGTCTATACCAGTATCAGTTTATCAGAGGAAAAGACAGTGATGTTTCTCTTGAACGTAATGTACAATGGCAGAATTCAGAAGCCTCTTCTACAAGTGTTCAGCAAAACTTTAACGGTCAATTCAATATCGGAAAAATCAAAAATAAAGTTCTTATTGGATTGGATTATTTAAATCAAACCCTGAATAACAATCATTCACCTATTATCAAGTATGATACGATCAACGGGCAGAATCCCGGTGCTAAATATGGTTTTATTTCGAATGATCTGGCTTTAAGAAAAATACAGGCGTCAAAAGCAGCTCTTACCAGAAATACCACATCAAGTAATATATATGGAGCTTACTTTTCAGATGCCCTTTACATTACAGACCGATTGATAACTTTATTAAGTTTGCGTGTTGATTATTATGAAAGCAAAGGACAGTTGGATCTAAATAAAAATACCCGTTCCGGAGATTTCACCCAAACAGCATTATCACCCAAAGTGGGAATTGTCTATCAGCTCTTTAAAGATCGTTTATCAGTATATGGTAACTATATGAACGGATTTAGTTATACTCCTCCGGTGAATCAGGAGCTTCCGGACTACAGTGGAGATATGAAACCACAAAAAGCCAACCAATGGGAAGTTGGTTTTAAAGGAAATCTTTGGAAAAACCGATTGAATTTCACTGTAGGATATTATGATATACTGGTAGATAATATATCAAGAGATATTGCAGTAACTCGAAATGGTGAAATATAG